One genomic segment of Ricinus communis isolate WT05 ecotype wild-type chromosome 5, ASM1957865v1, whole genome shotgun sequence includes these proteins:
- the LOC8277871 gene encoding microsomal glutathione S-transferase 3 — protein sequence MAELQMVVPKEYGYVALVLVAYCFLNLWMAGQVGKARKKYKVFYPTLYALESENKDAKLFNCVQRGHQNSLEMMPMFFVLMILGGFRHPSVSAILGCLYIISRYFYFTGYSTGDPQKRLSIGKYGFLSLLGLMVCTISLGISLLRG from the exons atggCCGAACTGCAAATGGTGGTGCCAAAAGAATATGGATATGTGGCTTTAGTTCTGGTAGCTTACTGCTTTCTTAATTTATGGATGGCAGGTCAAGTGGGTAAGGCAAGAAAGAAGTACAAAGTCTTTTATCCAACACTATATGCTTtggaatctgaaaataaagatGCAAAGCTCTTCAATTGCGTCCAG AGAGGGCACCAGAATTCGCTGGAGATGATGCCAATGTTCTTTGTGTTGATGATCTTAGGAGGGTTCAGGCATCCTAGTGTTTCTGCCATTCTTGGCTGTCTTTATATCATTTCTCGTTATTTCTATTTCACTGGCTACTCTACTGGTGATCCCCAGAAACGTCTCAGTATTGG gaaatatgggttcttatctttgCTTGGACTTATGGTGTGCACAATTTCACTTGGCATCAGTCTCCTTCGAGGATAA